The proteins below come from a single Cannabis sativa cultivar Pink pepper isolate KNU-18-1 chromosome 3, ASM2916894v1, whole genome shotgun sequence genomic window:
- the LOC133036297 gene encoding uncharacterized protein LOC133036297, with product MKKEICFSSVDMVVQKNYFYGIQVIAKLKSKSKIVLHVATSGIVALLLPNNRATHSRFHIPLEVIAESTCEIRHGILVAELLMKTSLIIWDEAPMANKYCFEALDKTLRDILRTRYENSTTKPFGGLTIICSRDFSQILPVVPKGTRTDIVDASLNSSYLWPFFKIYELNQNMKLYNGNVNEDEVAKIASFDKWLLQIRDGSLYHDINREFIKIPLDIYKKPYDDPINPIVQAIYPSLLHNYSDSTYLKERAILTPKNEIVHELNEMIINMIPGEGRTYFSSDNICKASINTNEEDLLYPAKFLHSLKFNGIPNHGIHLKEGASELLLKNLNQTKGLCNSTRFIVTRLGKCSIRLI from the coding sequence ATGAAGAAGGAAATTTGTTTTTCATCAGTGGACATGGTGGTACAAAAAAACTATTTCTATGGAATACAAGTAATTGCAAAGCTCAAATCAAAATCTAAGATAGTCTTGCATGTTGCAACTTCAGGCATAGTAGCCTTATTATTGCCTAATAATAGGGCCACTCATTCACGGTTTCATATTCCCTTGGAGGTTATAGCTGAGTCAACGTGTGAAATTCGACATGGCATCCTAGTCGCTGAACTCTTGATGAAAACTTCTTTGATCATTTGGGATGAAGCACCAATGGCAAATAAGTATTGCTTTGAGGCTTTAGATAAGACCTTAAGAGACATTCTAAGAACAAGGTATGAGAATAGTACTACCAAACCTTTTGGAGGACTTACAATAATATGCAGCAGAGACTTTTCCCAAATATTGCCAGTTGTTCCAAAGGGTACGAGAACTGACATTGTTGATGCATCTCTTAATTCATCATACCTATGgccattttttaaaatatatgagttGAACCAAAATATGAAGCTTTATAATGGAAATGTCAATGAAGATGAGGTTGCTAAAATAGCTTCTTTTGATAAATGGTTGTTGCAGATTAGGGATGGTTCATTATATCATGACATTAATAGGGAATTCATCAAAATTCCTTTAGACATTTACAAAAAaccatatgatgatcccataaATCCTATAGTCCAAGCTATCTACCCTTCATTATTGCATAATTATAGTGACTCAACATATTTGAAAGAAAGAGCAATACTAACGCCAAAAAATGAAATAGTCCATGAGttaaatgagatgattataaaTATGATCCCAGGAGAAGGGAGGACCTATTTTAGCTCAGACAATATATGCAAAGCAAGTATAAACACAAATGAAGAGGATCTTTTGTATCCAGCTAAGTTTTTGCATAGTTTGAAATTTAATGGCATCCCCAATCATGGCATACACCTAAAGGAAGGTGCTTCTGAATTGCTCCTCAAAAATCTCAATCAAACAAAAGGTTTATGCAATAGCACAAGATTTATTGTCACCCGTCTTGGTAAATGTTcaattagactaatataa